In Nonomuraea sp. NBC_00507, the following are encoded in one genomic region:
- a CDS encoding FAD-dependent oxidoreductase, which yields MDHAVVIGASMSGLLAAAALHRLFGRVTVLDRDTLPTVDAHRRGVAQSRHAHGLLAKGREVIDELLPGLSAELVAQGAIRGDLQRDARHIHGGHRLARGDSGLSGLLASRPLLEGQIRRRVSALPGVRVLADRIATGLLAQDGRVTGVRPADGAPIPADLVVDAGGRGSRTPFWLGELGYEPPREERVVIDVRYGTREFRRRPGDLDGDLVVIIAPTPEHPRGGVALALEDERWIVTMAGYGEGPGLGLTEFADYAATLPALDLHHLIRNAEPVGEPRSYRNPAGVRRRYERLSRFPEGLLVIGDAVCAFNPLYGQGMTVAALEAKVLLEAELRPQAFFRRIAKIVDAPWDITVGGDLKMPGVEGDLTPRMRMVSAYLERFHAAAAHDPELVLRFLRVTNLYDPPPSLMSPAALLKVLRGGASRAVPVPA from the coding sequence ATGGACCACGCCGTCGTCATCGGCGCGAGCATGTCGGGGCTGCTGGCCGCGGCCGCCCTGCACCGGCTGTTCGGCCGGGTCACGGTGCTCGACCGCGACACGCTGCCCACGGTGGACGCCCACCGCAGGGGCGTCGCGCAGAGCCGCCACGCGCACGGCCTGCTCGCCAAGGGCCGCGAGGTCATCGACGAGTTACTGCCCGGCCTGTCGGCCGAGCTCGTGGCGCAAGGAGCGATCAGGGGAGACCTGCAGCGGGACGCCAGGCACATCCACGGCGGGCACCGGCTCGCCCGCGGTGACAGCGGCCTGTCCGGGCTGCTGGCCAGCCGCCCGCTGCTGGAAGGCCAGATACGACGCCGGGTGAGCGCGCTGCCCGGCGTGCGGGTGCTGGCGGACCGGATCGCCACCGGCCTGCTGGCACAGGACGGCCGCGTCACGGGGGTGCGGCCGGCCGACGGCGCGCCGATCCCGGCGGACCTCGTGGTCGACGCGGGCGGCCGGGGCTCGCGCACGCCGTTCTGGCTGGGCGAGCTGGGCTATGAGCCGCCCCGGGAGGAGCGGGTGGTGATCGACGTGCGGTACGGCACCCGCGAGTTCCGCCGCCGGCCCGGCGACCTCGACGGGGACCTGGTCGTCATCATCGCCCCCACGCCGGAGCACCCGCGCGGCGGGGTGGCGCTGGCGCTGGAGGACGAGCGCTGGATCGTCACCATGGCGGGGTACGGCGAGGGTCCGGGCCTCGGGCTGACCGAGTTCGCCGACTACGCCGCCACGTTGCCGGCCCTCGATCTGCACCACCTCATCAGGAACGCCGAGCCCGTCGGAGAGCCCCGCTCGTACCGGAACCCGGCCGGCGTCCGGCGCCGCTACGAGCGCTTGAGCCGTTTCCCCGAAGGGCTGCTGGTGATCGGGGACGCGGTGTGCGCGTTCAACCCGCTCTACGGCCAGGGCATGACGGTCGCCGCGCTGGAGGCGAAGGTGCTGCTCGAGGCGGAGCTGCGGCCGCAGGCGTTCTTCCGGCGGATCGCCAAGATCGTGGACGCGCCGTGGGACATCACGGTCGGCGGTGACCTGAAGATGCCCGGCGTCGAGGGCGACCTGACGCCGAGGATGCGCATGGTGAGCGCGTACCTGGAGCGTTTCCACGCCGCCGCCGCGCACGACCCCGAGCTGGTGCTGCGCTTCCTGCGGGTGACCAACCTCTACGACCCGCCGCCGTCGCTGATGAGCCCGGCCGCGCTGCTCAAGGTGCTCCGCGGCGGCGCATCGCGAGCAGTGCCGGTGCCCGCGTAA
- a CDS encoding FecCD family ABC transporter permease: MNVRVGPYSVRLAPRALLVTAALLLVACVVAVAAISTGEFTVPVPDIITALFGQGTPVAELIVSKLRAPRVVTGLLVGAAFGMSGAIFQSLTRNPLGSPDFIGFTAGASTGGIIAVVAGGSAMTIAGGALAGCVVTAVLVYALAFRGGVQGYRLVLVGIGANALLLAVNSYLLTRANINDAATAGAWLTGSLSGRGWDHALPVALAVALLVPVCLYLARPMRMIEMGDDAAKAMGIRVEPVRAVAITAGVLLSGVATAAAGPVIFVALAAPQLARRLTRSPGVTMGASALMGAVLLTSADLAAQRLLAPTQLPVGVLTAAIGGTYLALLLRKDRH, encoded by the coding sequence GTGAACGTCCGGGTCGGCCCGTATTCCGTACGGCTGGCGCCCCGCGCCCTGCTCGTCACCGCCGCCCTCCTGCTGGTCGCCTGTGTGGTGGCCGTGGCCGCGATCTCGACGGGCGAGTTCACCGTGCCCGTGCCCGACATCATCACCGCGCTCTTCGGCCAGGGCACACCGGTCGCCGAGCTGATCGTGAGCAAGCTGCGGGCGCCGCGCGTGGTGACGGGGCTGCTGGTCGGCGCGGCGTTCGGGATGAGCGGCGCGATCTTCCAGAGCCTCACCAGGAACCCCCTGGGCAGCCCCGACTTCATCGGCTTCACCGCCGGGGCCTCGACGGGCGGCATCATCGCCGTGGTCGCGGGCGGCTCGGCCATGACGATCGCCGGCGGCGCGCTGGCGGGGTGCGTCGTCACGGCCGTGCTCGTGTACGCGCTGGCCTTCCGCGGCGGCGTGCAGGGCTACCGGCTGGTCCTCGTCGGCATCGGGGCGAACGCGCTCTTGCTGGCGGTCAACTCGTACCTGCTGACCAGGGCGAACATCAATGACGCGGCCACCGCGGGCGCGTGGCTCACCGGCAGCCTGAGCGGGCGCGGTTGGGACCACGCGCTACCGGTCGCGCTGGCGGTGGCTCTGCTGGTTCCCGTGTGCCTCTATCTGGCGCGGCCCATGCGGATGATCGAGATGGGCGACGACGCGGCCAAGGCCATGGGCATCAGGGTCGAGCCGGTCCGCGCGGTGGCCATCACGGCCGGTGTGCTGCTGTCCGGCGTGGCCACCGCCGCCGCGGGCCCCGTCATCTTCGTCGCGCTCGCCGCGCCCCAGCTCGCCCGGCGGCTCACCCGCTCCCCCGGCGTCACGATGGGCGCCTCGGCGCTGATGGGGGCCGTGCTGCTGACGAGCGCCGACCTGGCGGCACAGCGGCTGCTCGCCCCCACCCAGCTGCCCGTCGGCGTGCTGACCGCCGCCATCGGCGGCACGTACCTCGCCCTGCTCCTGCGAAAGGACCGCCACTGA
- a CDS encoding GroES family chaperonin, with protein MEQPKFEIQMLHDRVMIKLEQEAEERRSGSGIVIPATVKLANRLAWGEVCGVGTNVRSVKVGDKVLFNPEEQFEVEVHAQVYLVMRERDLHAVATQETDHGTGLYL; from the coding sequence GTGGAACAGCCCAAGTTCGAGATTCAGATGCTGCACGACCGGGTCATGATCAAGCTGGAGCAGGAGGCGGAGGAGCGGCGCAGCGGCTCCGGCATCGTCATTCCGGCGACGGTCAAGCTGGCCAACCGGCTGGCCTGGGGCGAGGTGTGCGGCGTGGGCACGAACGTGCGCTCGGTCAAGGTGGGCGACAAGGTGCTGTTCAACCCGGAGGAGCAGTTCGAGGTGGAAGTGCACGCGCAGGTCTACCTGGTGATGCGGGAGCGCGACCTGCACGCCGTGGCCACGCAGGAGACCGACCACGGGACCGGGCTCTACCTATGA
- a CDS encoding rhodanese-like domain-containing protein has protein sequence MNVITRDELKAALSTVTVVDTLGGDYYAQQHLPGAIALVESEVAERAAALLPDKDASIVTYCTNPSCSNSKAVAARLSALGYTDVRRYVEGIEDWVEAGLPVESA, from the coding sequence ATGAACGTCATCACCCGCGACGAACTGAAGGCCGCCCTGAGCACCGTGACGGTGGTCGACACGCTGGGCGGCGACTACTACGCCCAGCAGCACCTGCCGGGCGCCATCGCCCTGGTCGAGAGCGAGGTCGCCGAGCGTGCGGCCGCGCTGCTGCCCGACAAGGACGCCTCCATCGTCACGTACTGCACCAATCCCTCCTGCTCCAACAGCAAGGCTGTGGCAGCCCGGCTGAGCGCGCTCGGCTACACCGACGTCCGCAGATACGTCGAGGGCATCGAGGACTGGGTGGAGGCCGGCCTGCCGGTCGAGTCCGCGTAG
- a CDS encoding TetR/AcrR family transcriptional regulator: MDDSKITGPQSGSSSVPLELLRARPPKERADAARNREKVLAAAAALFADKGVEAVSMDAIAAAAGVGKGTLFRRFGDKSGLAVALLDDRERDLQQRILSGPPPLGPGAPARERLPAFVAAYLGYLFDHLDLVRMSETASPGARYRIGAYRFWHRHVAILLAESRPGADADVLAHALLAAVGAEAAGVLKADYGQDRAVRGITDLALAVASSR, encoded by the coding sequence GTGGACGACTCGAAAATTACCGGACCGCAGTCCGGTTCGTCAAGCGTGCCTCTGGAGCTGCTGCGGGCCCGGCCACCCAAAGAGCGCGCGGACGCGGCACGCAACAGGGAGAAGGTGCTCGCCGCCGCGGCGGCGCTCTTCGCGGACAAGGGCGTGGAGGCGGTGTCCATGGATGCGATCGCCGCGGCGGCCGGGGTGGGCAAGGGCACGCTCTTCCGCAGGTTCGGCGACAAGTCAGGGCTGGCCGTGGCACTCCTGGACGACCGCGAACGCGACCTCCAGCAGCGCATCCTGTCGGGCCCGCCGCCGCTCGGTCCCGGCGCGCCCGCTCGCGAGCGGCTGCCCGCCTTCGTCGCCGCCTACCTGGGCTATCTCTTCGACCACCTGGACCTGGTCCGGATGTCGGAGACCGCCAGCCCGGGCGCGCGTTACCGCATCGGCGCCTACCGGTTCTGGCACCGGCACGTGGCCATCCTGCTGGCGGAGTCCCGCCCCGGCGCCGACGCCGACGTCCTGGCGCACGCGTTGCTGGCCGCCGTGGGGGCCGAGGCGGCAGGCGTGCTGAAGGCCGACTACGGCCAGGACCGGGCGGTGCGGGGCATCACCGACCTGGCCCTGGCCGTGGCGAGTTCGCGCTGA
- a CDS encoding endonuclease/exonuclease/phosphatase family protein, with protein sequence MSWIAVVPFALWAAVRLSGLEPDWPWVPVVAYTPYATVAAVAGGLLAWALRRRAAGTVALVAVLGLVPAVLPRALSDGNPDAKGPVLRVLAANLLVGQADTAELMELVGRLRPDVLALQEFTPAAMERLDEAGVRKVLPHAVTHPLPGVGGSAVYARHPLEAGKLIMEGGFGQARAWLKHPGGKRIEIVSVHPCAPKRHRRQPCWQAGLDALPRGGDVLRVLAGDFNATLDHLPMRELLAAGYRDAADVMGKGFVATWPQNGPLVQSPGVTIDHVLADSRMAVRAFEVLSLRRTDHRPVFAELRLP encoded by the coding sequence GTGAGCTGGATTGCGGTGGTCCCCTTCGCCTTGTGGGCGGCGGTGCGGTTGAGCGGGTTGGAGCCGGACTGGCCGTGGGTGCCGGTGGTGGCGTACACGCCGTACGCGACCGTGGCGGCGGTGGCGGGCGGGCTGCTGGCCTGGGCGCTGCGGCGGCGGGCGGCGGGCACTGTCGCGCTCGTGGCGGTGCTGGGGCTGGTGCCCGCTGTGCTGCCCCGGGCGTTGTCCGACGGCAATCCGGACGCGAAGGGGCCGGTGCTGCGGGTGCTGGCGGCCAATCTGCTGGTGGGCCAGGCCGACACGGCTGAGCTGATGGAGCTGGTCGGCCGGCTGCGACCGGACGTGCTGGCCTTGCAGGAGTTCACCCCGGCCGCCATGGAGCGGCTGGACGAGGCGGGGGTGCGCAAGGTGCTCCCGCACGCCGTCACGCACCCCCTGCCGGGCGTCGGCGGGTCGGCCGTGTACGCCCGTCACCCGCTCGAAGCCGGAAAGCTGATCATGGAGGGTGGGTTTGGGCAGGCCAGGGCCTGGCTGAAGCATCCCGGCGGAAAGCGGATCGAGATCGTGTCCGTGCACCCGTGCGCGCCCAAACGGCACAGGCGGCAGCCGTGCTGGCAGGCGGGCCTCGACGCGCTGCCCCGCGGGGGCGACGTGCTGCGGGTGCTGGCGGGCGACTTCAACGCCACGCTCGACCACCTGCCGATGCGCGAGCTGCTGGCGGCGGGCTATCGGGACGCGGCCGACGTCATGGGGAAGGGCTTCGTGGCGACGTGGCCGCAGAACGGCCCGCTGGTCCAGTCACCGGGGGTGACGATCGACCATGTGCTGGCCGACTCCCGGATGGCGGTGCGCGCGTTCGAGGTGCTGTCGCTGCGGCGCACCGACCACCGGCCGGTGTTCGCCGAGCTCAGGCTGCCGTGA
- a CDS encoding ABC transporter substrate-binding protein, which translates to MSGPVLARRGFLSATAGLAAAVTLAACGDDGGTQAQPTTAGSSAPAAQAWSFTDDRDKKIDQPKVPSRIVAQVGAAAALWDFGVRPIAVFGPHKLKDGSKDPQVGNVDITKVQGLGNVWDEFNVEQYIALQPDLLVSSMYIKGTLWYVPEKSKDTIEQVAPTAGIMLTGKSATQVISKYEELAKSLGADLQGVPEAKARMEAATKELAQFKDLKILMASGGADAFWVVNPPEYPDIVHLTQAGLNVVTPSKVDEGGFFQTLSWENADEYEADVILYDTRTQALKPEEMMKKPTFAKLPAVKAGQLYPWNAEAPYSYQGYADFLEALVANLKKAKKLL; encoded by the coding sequence ATGTCGGGACCGGTACTGGCACGCAGGGGCTTCCTGTCGGCCACGGCAGGACTCGCGGCGGCCGTGACGCTGGCCGCGTGCGGCGACGACGGTGGAACGCAAGCGCAGCCCACCACGGCCGGTTCCTCCGCCCCCGCGGCCCAGGCCTGGTCGTTCACCGATGACCGCGACAAGAAGATCGACCAGCCCAAGGTCCCCTCCAGGATCGTGGCCCAGGTCGGCGCGGCCGCCGCCCTGTGGGACTTCGGCGTGCGCCCCATCGCGGTGTTCGGCCCCCACAAGCTCAAGGACGGCAGCAAGGACCCGCAGGTCGGCAACGTCGACATCACCAAGGTCCAGGGCCTGGGCAACGTGTGGGACGAGTTCAACGTCGAGCAGTACATCGCTCTCCAGCCGGACCTCCTGGTCAGCAGCATGTACATCAAGGGCACCCTCTGGTACGTGCCCGAGAAGTCCAAGGACACCATCGAGCAGGTCGCCCCCACCGCCGGCATCATGCTCACCGGCAAGAGCGCCACCCAGGTGATCTCCAAGTACGAGGAGCTCGCCAAGTCCCTCGGCGCCGACCTGCAGGGCGTGCCCGAGGCCAAGGCCCGCATGGAGGCCGCCACCAAGGAGCTCGCCCAGTTCAAGGACCTCAAGATCCTCATGGCGTCGGGCGGCGCGGACGCCTTCTGGGTGGTCAACCCGCCCGAGTATCCGGACATCGTCCACCTCACCCAGGCCGGGCTGAACGTGGTCACCCCGTCCAAGGTGGACGAGGGCGGCTTCTTCCAGACGCTGAGCTGGGAGAACGCCGACGAGTACGAGGCCGACGTCATCCTCTACGACACCCGCACCCAGGCGCTCAAGCCCGAGGAGATGATGAAGAAGCCCACCTTCGCCAAGCTCCCCGCCGTCAAGGCCGGCCAGCTCTACCCGTGGAACGCCGAGGCGCCCTACAGCTATCAGGGGTACGCGGACTTCCTCGAGGCGCTCGTGGCGAACCTGAAGAAGGCTAAAAAGCTCCTCTGA
- a CDS encoding helicase-associated domain-containing protein — MEDHLLGWLRTLDEDRLARILANRPDAIAAPWPRRLDTLAQRLGNGFAVMETLQRLPLPCLQLAEAALALREPTAERLAAFVDAPADDVIGWLEHLYDHALAWPGEDGVIHLAEGVTRWWAAPLGLGEPLDHYLNSWTISNDALRALARNLGLPAQGHKRRTIARVADTLGDAERIKALIQGAPAGTAALLDRFAWEGPALPVDGGRFVMPGTPEKWCADHGMLFRPSWHMAEIPREVAICLRGPGYHPPFVPAAPEVATIPVDPEEVDHLMTLAAPHVVERCAALLDNTSKTPLPLLKTGGVGVREIRRVAKETGCDEDETRLLLEICAVARLLAWDEPAGGLVPTERFDRWRLDEGAARLRVLLSAWWRMERSSLRKIDGKYGTVLGDDPAGSAVARVRRSVLPVLACLPAGTAFADRDSLIASVHWHAPLIDRQLLLDCAPPVLDEARLLGLVANDALTDLGRGLAGLTAQPGDENDEAVPMVEHDPVLVEVSTRALASVRRSALFGPDLTAVVTGPPSAELAALLDRVAERESRGAASVWRFTAESVRRALDRGYEADDLLDELAAVGAIPQPLEYLVRDTARRHGEVTVTTVGCVIQAGDPALLAEIAAHRRLGRLGLRLLAPTVLVSSAEAERTLSALREAGYAPVPVSDTGEITIHRVRAAELAEREEPINGKLILLPGGQVAELGGLEAPAHLLAEPPPDPGEHARRLIAASRAESDKSGRTWAIIGRMATRLPTAQQSLLGFVVDRGVRAGITLTDGLTATISHGELNGGALDAWCEEAGDYLEFPLAEIVEVRGAF, encoded by the coding sequence ATGGAAGATCACCTGCTCGGCTGGCTGCGAACACTAGACGAAGACAGGCTTGCCCGCATCCTGGCGAACAGGCCCGACGCCATCGCGGCGCCATGGCCGCGGCGGCTCGACACGCTCGCCCAGCGCCTCGGCAACGGCTTCGCCGTGATGGAGACGCTGCAGCGGCTGCCGCTGCCCTGCCTGCAGCTGGCCGAGGCGGCGCTGGCCCTGCGCGAACCCACCGCCGAGCGGCTTGCCGCCTTCGTCGACGCGCCGGCCGATGACGTGATCGGCTGGCTCGAGCACCTCTACGACCACGCGCTGGCCTGGCCGGGCGAGGACGGCGTGATCCACCTGGCGGAGGGCGTCACGCGCTGGTGGGCCGCGCCGCTCGGCCTCGGCGAGCCGCTCGACCACTACCTCAACTCCTGGACGATCAGCAACGACGCGCTGCGCGCGCTCGCCCGTAACCTCGGCCTGCCCGCCCAGGGCCACAAACGCCGCACGATCGCCCGCGTGGCCGATACGCTCGGCGACGCCGAGCGTATCAAGGCGCTGATCCAGGGCGCCCCCGCCGGCACCGCCGCGCTGCTCGACCGGTTCGCCTGGGAAGGGCCGGCGCTGCCCGTGGACGGCGGCAGGTTCGTCATGCCCGGCACGCCGGAAAAGTGGTGCGCCGACCACGGCATGCTCTTCCGTCCCAGCTGGCATATGGCCGAGATCCCCCGCGAGGTGGCCATCTGCCTGCGCGGCCCCGGCTACCATCCGCCGTTCGTGCCCGCGGCGCCCGAGGTCGCCACGATCCCGGTCGATCCCGAAGAGGTCGACCACCTGATGACGCTGGCCGCGCCGCACGTGGTCGAGCGGTGCGCGGCCCTGCTCGACAACACCTCCAAGACACCCCTGCCGCTGCTGAAGACCGGCGGCGTGGGCGTGCGCGAGATCCGCAGGGTGGCCAAGGAGACCGGCTGCGACGAGGACGAGACCCGCCTGCTGCTGGAAATCTGCGCGGTGGCCAGACTGCTGGCCTGGGACGAGCCCGCCGGCGGCCTGGTGCCCACCGAGCGCTTCGATCGCTGGCGCCTGGACGAGGGCGCGGCCCGGCTGCGCGTGCTGCTGTCGGCGTGGTGGCGCATGGAGCGCTCATCGCTCCGCAAGATCGACGGCAAGTACGGCACCGTGCTCGGCGACGACCCCGCGGGCAGCGCCGTGGCCCGGGTGCGCCGGTCGGTGTTGCCGGTGCTGGCCTGCCTGCCCGCCGGCACGGCGTTCGCCGATCGCGACAGCCTCATCGCGAGCGTCCACTGGCACGCGCCGCTGATCGACCGTCAGCTGCTGCTGGACTGCGCGCCGCCGGTGCTGGACGAGGCCAGGCTGCTCGGGCTGGTGGCCAACGACGCGCTGACCGATCTCGGCCGGGGGCTGGCGGGTCTCACGGCCCAGCCCGGGGATGAGAACGACGAGGCCGTGCCCATGGTCGAGCACGATCCCGTGCTGGTCGAGGTGTCCACGCGGGCGCTGGCGAGCGTGCGCAGGAGCGCGTTGTTCGGCCCTGACCTGACGGCGGTGGTGACCGGCCCGCCGTCGGCGGAGCTGGCGGCGCTGCTCGACCGGGTCGCCGAGCGCGAGTCGCGGGGCGCCGCCTCGGTGTGGCGTTTCACCGCCGAGAGCGTGCGCCGGGCGCTCGACCGCGGTTACGAGGCCGACGACCTGCTCGACGAGCTGGCCGCGGTGGGTGCGATCCCGCAGCCGCTCGAATATCTCGTGCGCGACACCGCGCGGCGGCACGGCGAGGTGACGGTCACCACGGTCGGCTGCGTCATCCAGGCCGGCGACCCCGCGCTGCTCGCCGAGATCGCCGCACACCGGCGGCTGGGCCGGCTCGGCCTGCGCCTGCTGGCCCCCACCGTGCTGGTGAGCTCGGCCGAGGCCGAGCGCACGCTGTCCGCACTCCGGGAGGCCGGCTACGCGCCGGTGCCCGTCTCCGACACCGGCGAGATCACCATCCACCGGGTCAGGGCCGCGGAGCTCGCCGAGCGCGAGGAACCGATCAACGGCAAGCTGATCCTGCTGCCCGGCGGCCAGGTGGCCGAGCTAGGTGGGTTGGAGGCGCCGGCTCACCTGCTGGCCGAGCCGCCGCCCGACCCGGGCGAGCACGCCCGCCGGCTGATCGCCGCCAGCCGGGCCGAGTCCGACAAGAGCGGCCGCACCTGGGCGATCATCGGCAGGATGGCGACCAGGCTGCCGACAGCACAGCAGTCGCTGCTGGGCTTCGTGGTGGACCGGGGCGTGCGGGCCGGCATCACGCTCACCGACGGGCTGACCGCCACGATCAGCCACGGCGAGCTCAACGGCGGCGCACTCGACGCCTGGTGCGAGGAGGCGGGCGACTACCTGGAGTTCCCCCTCGCCGAGATCGTCGAGGTCAGAGGAGCTTTTTAG
- a CDS encoding ABC transporter ATP-binding protein, which translates to MPDARLSGTGLTLAYDQRVVATDLSVAIPDESFTVIIGPNACGKSTLLRALARMLKPKTGAVHLDGSVITSLPSKEVARRLGLLPQSSIVPDGITVADLVARGRYPHQRLMRQWSRADEAAVTEAMRSTDVAELADRIVDELSGGQRQRVWLAMALAQETPILLLDEPTTFLDISHQIEVLDLCADLHEAGRTMVAVLHDLNQACRYATHLIVMRAGTIVAEGDPTEIVTPELVHEVFDLRCEIIPDPQSGTPLIVPEARRRVSAASA; encoded by the coding sequence ATGCCCGATGCGCGTCTGTCCGGCACCGGCCTGACCCTCGCCTACGACCAGCGTGTCGTGGCCACGGACCTGAGCGTGGCGATCCCCGACGAGTCGTTCACCGTGATCATCGGCCCGAACGCGTGCGGCAAGTCCACCCTGCTGCGGGCCCTGGCCAGGATGCTCAAGCCCAAGACCGGGGCCGTGCACCTGGACGGGAGCGTCATCACGTCGCTGCCGTCGAAGGAGGTGGCGCGACGGCTCGGCCTGCTGCCGCAGAGCTCGATCGTGCCGGACGGGATCACCGTGGCGGACCTGGTGGCCCGTGGGCGGTATCCGCACCAGCGCCTCATGCGGCAGTGGTCGCGGGCCGACGAGGCCGCCGTGACCGAGGCCATGCGCTCCACCGACGTGGCCGAACTGGCCGACCGGATCGTGGACGAGCTGTCCGGCGGGCAGCGGCAGCGGGTGTGGCTGGCCATGGCGCTGGCGCAGGAGACGCCGATCCTGCTGCTGGACGAGCCGACCACGTTCCTGGACATCTCCCACCAGATCGAGGTCCTCGACCTGTGCGCGGACCTCCACGAGGCGGGGCGGACCATGGTGGCGGTGCTGCACGACCTGAACCAGGCGTGCAGGTACGCCACCCACCTGATCGTGATGCGTGCCGGGACGATCGTGGCCGAGGGCGATCCCACCGAGATCGTCACCCCTGAGCTGGTGCACGAGGTGTTCGACCTGCGCTGCGAGATCATCCCCGACCCGCAGTCCGGCACCCCGCTCATCGTCCCGGAGGCGCGCCGCCGAGTGAGCGCCGCCTCCGCCTGA
- a CDS encoding FecCD family ABC transporter permease, giving the protein MDEAAEEAAESAKRPAWARPGVLAIGLVAALAVLALMAMASVALGARSVPFATVIDAFLAPDGSNDHTVIRELRVPRTLLGLGVGATLGLAGALMQSLTRNPLADPGLLGINEGAALGVTLALGLFGLSDPAVYVWFAFGGAALASVMVYSLASAGRSDSSPVRLTLAGVALGMVATAIASAILRMDTQTFDRMRFWLTGSLAGQTADTLVRLAPFMVAGLVLGLSLARPLNMLALGDDAGKALGVAVGRTRALTGVAVTLLCGAATAAAGPLWFVGLIVPHAVRVLVGPDQRWVLPYSAVAAPVLLLGADVVGRLIARPGEVQVGIVWAVIGAPIFIMLARRKRVAAL; this is encoded by the coding sequence ATGGACGAGGCGGCCGAGGAGGCGGCCGAGTCCGCGAAGAGACCGGCGTGGGCGCGTCCCGGGGTGCTGGCGATCGGACTCGTCGCCGCCCTGGCGGTGCTGGCTCTGATGGCGATGGCCAGCGTGGCGCTCGGCGCCCGGTCCGTGCCGTTCGCCACGGTGATCGACGCCTTCCTGGCGCCGGACGGCTCGAACGACCACACGGTCATCCGGGAGCTGCGCGTGCCGCGTACGCTGCTCGGGCTCGGTGTGGGCGCCACGCTGGGCCTGGCCGGGGCGCTCATGCAGAGCCTGACCCGCAACCCCCTCGCCGACCCCGGGCTGCTGGGCATCAACGAGGGCGCGGCGCTGGGCGTCACGCTGGCGCTCGGCCTGTTCGGGCTCAGCGATCCCGCCGTCTACGTGTGGTTCGCGTTCGGCGGGGCCGCGCTGGCCTCCGTGATGGTCTACTCGCTCGCCTCGGCGGGTCGCTCGGACTCCAGCCCGGTACGCCTCACGCTCGCGGGCGTCGCGCTCGGCATGGTGGCCACGGCCATCGCCTCGGCGATCCTGCGGATGGACACGCAGACCTTCGACCGGATGCGGTTCTGGCTGACCGGGTCGCTGGCCGGGCAGACGGCCGACACGCTGGTGCGGCTGGCCCCGTTCATGGTCGCCGGGCTGGTGCTCGGACTGTCGCTGGCCAGGCCGCTCAACATGCTGGCGCTCGGCGACGACGCGGGCAAGGCGCTGGGCGTGGCCGTGGGCCGCACCAGGGCGCTCACCGGAGTGGCGGTCACCTTGCTCTGCGGGGCGGCCACCGCCGCGGCCGGGCCGCTGTGGTTCGTGGGGCTGATCGTGCCGCACGCGGTGCGCGTGCTGGTGGGGCCCGACCAGCGGTGGGTGTTGCCGTACTCGGCGGTGGCCGCGCCGGTGCTGCTGCTGGGGGCCGACGTGGTGGGCCGCCTCATCGCCCGCCCGGGTGAGGTGCAGGTGGGGATCGTGTGGGCGGTGATCGGCGCGCCGATCTTCATCATGCTGGCCAGGCGGAAGCGGGTGGCGGCGCTGTGA